A segment of the Trifolium pratense cultivar HEN17-A07 linkage group LG7, ARS_RC_1.1, whole genome shotgun sequence genome:
ttcattttgttttcataatatttgtgttaattttttaattttaaaatacttcactataaatgttttaaaatatatttagtccACATTGAATATATTAGAGACTacttaatattctttttatataccccgtagattaaaaaataagttaaaaaattatttacgcATCTAGCGGTGAGAGGTTTAGATAAGATGTCTGAGGTCTTGTTCATTCGACTGAGGTTTTGTTCAATCAACCGCTcctttgtaaacaaaaaaaaaagtaaaatttccgcattaactatttgacaaaaaaaactttggagtatgctcctcatTAAGGTTTCCGATTCGATTCTCTCTCGTGCTAATTTGAgtgagctaatttagcttcttaaaaaaaaactatttgacaaaaataaaaaataaactaattttttttcttttctaaacagttaaattagaaatatttataGAATTAAGTTAAAAAATTGTTGCTTAAGAAATAAATTGATCATCCATCctaaaaaacatattttctattaaaataattctaaaaaacatattttccattaaaatacacattaatacattttgtttttatcttacAAAAACcttttgttaattattaattgtgaagaaaaaaacattaaaaaacaaaacaaaatcaatgcTATATTACTGCTGTTGCCAGTTGCGACCGGCATGGTGAACTCCCTGTCGCCGATAAACAGGGAGACGTCTTACTTTTGACTGAGCATCCTTAGTCGGCAAAGACAAAGCCGTCGTGTTTCTTAGTAAGCAccacattttcctttttttttttttttaaaaaaaaaaataaaattatttcttaatttcTCAATTACGCGTTGATTTTTTCAAACCATATCCAATAACCAATATCATAGTAgccactttttttcttcttcttccttacTCTCAATCTCATTTCACACTTTAATCTTcaattcacattatttttttattattaattctaTGATTTATACTCCAATTGTGTTATGATTTTGATCATTCATCAATCCCTTGTTGGAAAAATTCTACCTTTTTAGAAGTTGTTGATTATTGGTTTAGTGTTGTTGCTTAAGGGTTTTCAATTGcttatttgattaaatttgttGACTTTTGAATTGGGTCAGTTTCAAATTTTCAGATAGACACAAAgagttgatttttattttttgttttttcaagaaaaaaaatcattttttaggtGAAAAATGATGTATGAATAATGGGTTGCATGAATTTGTATGAAGGTATTGTTGAAAGAGAATAGCATTATTGCATGGTTGAATATTTGCTTGGTGGAGAAAATGGGTTGCATAAATTCCAAGAGTTCAGCTGTGGATGATAGTAGAGAAGGTTTGACAAATGATTCGGGATCATCTAAAAAAAGGAACTTTGAGAAGAAGGTTTCAGGATCAGATTCGAAGAAAAGGGTTGACGGAGATTTGGAGAATGATAAGTTATTGGACGGTATTGGCATGAAAGTTTCATTGATTGACAAGGAAGCTAATAATGGTTCGGTGTGGTTGTATGATGATCagaatgagaagaagaaaatggaGAAACCCGAAGTGTctgttgttgttgattgttcGCGTATTGGAAGGGTTCCAAAAGCGTTAGAAGGAGAGCAAGTTGCAGCTGGATGGCCAACTTGGCTTTCTTCTGTTGCTGGTGAAGCTATCAATGGATGGATACCGCGAAGTGCACATACTTTTGAGAAATATGATAAAGTAAGTAAATTACCACCTTGTTTGCTTAGTCTATGGTTGTATTGTGATTAACTAATTGTTTATTACTATTATCGAGTGAATGCACTTGTCACAAGTCTCTAATTTCATTGTATTGTTTAAGAAAATCATCCTTTGTTTTCCTGTGTGGAGTGGAATGGAGGGAAACGGAAAACCATTGATAgcctaatttttattaaattttagaagatgataaattttattataatgaGAATGTTTGAGTAGGAATCATAAGGCTGGCTGTTTCACATTTATAGCATAGGTGGGGCCTGATATTACTTTTACGGACCTTTCTGCGCTCCCTTTCCAATAGAggaaggaaataaataaaataagttaacTTATAGAATATAGGAACTCAGTGACATTCTTCTGTGTACAATTCATTCATTCGAGACCGGGTTAATTTTCATGCTGTTGTTGTCAGAGAGAGAGTAGCTAGAATGTTCAATTTGTCACCGCCCCTATAACTTCTTAATTTGATGAAGCAAAAATCTTATCCCTTATATGCTTAACGAGCAATGTGATACCATTTTACCATGCAGATTGGTGAAGGAACTTACAGCACTGTTTATAAGGCACGTGATTTGATAAACCAAAAGGTCGTTGCCTTGAAGCGGGTACGCTTTGATAATCTTGATCATGAGAGTGTCAAGTTCATGGCAAGAGAAATAGTTTTTCTGCGTAGGCTTGACCATCCAAATGTAATAAAGTTGGAGGGCTTGATAACATCGCAGTCGTCTCGCAGCTTGTACCTTGTTTTTGAATATATGGAACATGATCTTACAGGACTTGCAACAGCACCTGACATTAAGTTTTCAGAACCACAGGTAGTGATCATATCTTTTTATTCTCTCAGTCTCTTGTTTTACATGGAGTGAGTTGTGATTTTTCTCGTCAAAGATGTAGTAAAATCTTGAATTAAACTTCACCCAACAAGTTAAGCTTTGGTAATAGTTAGTCATTAACATGACATGACATGACATCAAAGCTTCTTAGACTAAATGGTTAGGAATTCGTTCCTTACCACTGTGATACTTCtgaaagaaaaattgaatttcatCACATGATGAAATTGGACTTGTACATTGTCCATGCTTCAACTTCAAGTGCGTTATAGATGTAATAAAACCATTAACGAACTTTTTTCCTAAGTGTTCTTAATGTTGGGAAGCAACTTTGCTTGCTCTCCGCTATGCTTAGATTCATAAATTCTAAATGATGTTTTTTGTATGTCAGATTAAATGCTACATGAATCAGCTTCTTAGTGGATTGGATCATTGCCATAGTCGTGGTATCCTCCACCGTGATATAAAGGGCTCAAATCTTCTCATCGACAATAATGGCATTTTAAAGATTGCAGATTTTGGTTTGGCAAATTTTTTTGATCCCGACCAAAGCGTTCCGTTGACCAGCCGGGTAGTAACACTGTGGTATAGACCACCAGAACTTTTACTTGGATCATCAAATTACGGAGTTGCGGTGGATATGTGGAGCACTGGTTGCATACTCGGTGAACTATACTCTGGCAGGCCTATATTGCCAGGAAAAACCGAGGTACGGTGCATCAAAATCTACTTTTCGTCGTTTAGTCACCATAATGTCTTTGTTGCCTATCACTCGACTTTATTATGTGGTCTTCACTGCCTTGCGCATGACTCTAATTCCCAAATCGATATGCTCATGTTTAGACTGTATGTGTAAATTCTTCACTTAAAATTGTGAATTAATCGAGATAGGCAcctgaagtattttttttcctctttcttGTAGGTTGAGCAATTGCATAGGATTTTTAAACTTTGTGGATCACC
Coding sequences within it:
- the LOC123894707 gene encoding probable serine/threonine-protein kinase At1g54610 isoform X1 encodes the protein MKVLLKENSIIAWLNICLVEKMGCINSKSSAVDDSREGLTNDSGSSKKRNFEKKVSGSDSKKRVDGDLENDKLLDGIGMKVSLIDKEANNGSVWLYDDQNEKKKMEKPEVSVVVDCSRIGRVPKALEGEQVAAGWPTWLSSVAGEAINGWIPRSAHTFEKYDKIGEGTYSTVYKARDLINQKVVALKRVRFDNLDHESVKFMAREIVFLRRLDHPNVIKLEGLITSQSSRSLYLVFEYMEHDLTGLATAPDIKFSEPQIKCYMNQLLSGLDHCHSRGILHRDIKGSNLLIDNNGILKIADFGLANFFDPDQSVPLTSRVVTLWYRPPELLLGSSNYGVAVDMWSTGCILGELYSGRPILPGKTEVEQLHRIFKLCGSPSVDYWQKLRLPHSTVFRPPHHYRKCIADTFKEFPSSAVRLIETLLSLDPTLRGTAATALKSEFFSLEPLACDPSTLPKYSPSKEIDTKLRGESRGRQGALEGKEQKVGPRVRQEKETQSFVLSKANADSRISVQQGQRFPNMTSKNEQFNPHRVPPVSGFMGFRHKQSEGAKKKVNYFSGPLDQRPSHSGLLVPDSGRHKYGKEAGERFLPVSNKVNLSKPSRTSLSGNQKVNPASLSPQDATQVQKSLGLSNGSESRRRHDRKHHSHIDDLSQTENGKDGHASSGNNLYMSGPLLVSNMDHMLKERDRKIQEYSRRTRNKLA
- the LOC123894707 gene encoding probable serine/threonine-protein kinase At1g54610 isoform X2, whose amino-acid sequence is MGCINSKSSAVDDSREGLTNDSGSSKKRNFEKKVSGSDSKKRVDGDLENDKLLDGIGMKVSLIDKEANNGSVWLYDDQNEKKKMEKPEVSVVVDCSRIGRVPKALEGEQVAAGWPTWLSSVAGEAINGWIPRSAHTFEKYDKIGEGTYSTVYKARDLINQKVVALKRVRFDNLDHESVKFMAREIVFLRRLDHPNVIKLEGLITSQSSRSLYLVFEYMEHDLTGLATAPDIKFSEPQIKCYMNQLLSGLDHCHSRGILHRDIKGSNLLIDNNGILKIADFGLANFFDPDQSVPLTSRVVTLWYRPPELLLGSSNYGVAVDMWSTGCILGELYSGRPILPGKTEVEQLHRIFKLCGSPSVDYWQKLRLPHSTVFRPPHHYRKCIADTFKEFPSSAVRLIETLLSLDPTLRGTAATALKSEFFSLEPLACDPSTLPKYSPSKEIDTKLRGESRGRQGALEGKEQKVGPRVRQEKETQSFVLSKANADSRISVQQGQRFPNMTSKNEQFNPHRVPPVSGFMGFRHKQSEGAKKKVNYFSGPLDQRPSHSGLLVPDSGRHKYGKEAGERFLPVSNKVNLSKPSRTSLSGNQKVNPASLSPQDATQVQKSLGLSNGSESRRRHDRKHHSHIDDLSQTENGKDGHASSGNNLYMSGPLLVSNMDHMLKERDRKIQEYSRRTRNKLA